A single Drechmeria coniospora strain ARSEF 6962 chromosome 03, whole genome shotgun sequence DNA region contains:
- a CDS encoding formamidase has protein sequence MPGKIRTAQSVSLDTPASEQPHLHNRWHPEIPSIASVKAGESVKIECLDWTGGQIGNNDSAQDVRDVDLTKVHYLTGPFDIEGSEPGDLLVVRITDIQPFDHSPWGFTGIFARENGGGFLDRHYPKAAKAIWDFDGIYCSSRHIPGVRFAGLIHPGILGCAPSAELLAEWNRRESELISTCARTHPDQIVAQPPLETNAHAGKATGELGARIAREGARTIPGRPEHGGNVDINNISRGSTTYLPVHVPGAKFSVGDLHFSQGDGEISFCGAIEMAGVITIKFDLIKNGMRDRAIKSPVFKPGDVAQLFGPSRYLTFEGFSVDETGKQHFLDATVAYRQACLRAIEYLKQFGPQPLSSCCAARSVADSSRPAPSLGYSGEQAYLLLSCAPIRGSIAGIVDIPNACTTLGLPMDIFEFDISVEAARVTRALGACPTAS, from the exons ATGCCCGGGAAGATCCGTACCGCACAGTCGGTGTCGCTCGACACGCCTGCCTCGGAGCAGCCTCATCTGCACAATCGATGGCACCCAGAGA TTCCCTCGATCGCCTCTGTCAAAGCGGGTGAGTCGGTCAAGATCGAATGCCTCGATTGGACCGGCGGTCAGATCGGGAACAACGACAGCGCCCAGGACGTTCGCGACGTCGACCTGACCAAGGTTCACTACCTCACCGGCCCCTTTGACATCGAGGGAAGCGAGCCTGGTGACCTCCTGGTCGTCCGCATCACCGACATCCAGCCGTTCGACCACTCCCCCTGGGGCTTCACCGGCATCTTCGCCCGcgagaacggcggcggcttcctcgaccGGCATTACCCCAAGGCCGCCAAGGCCATATGGGACTTTGACGGCATCTACTGCAGCAGCCGGCACATACCGGGCGTTCGCTTTGCCGGCCTCATCCATcccggcatcctcggctgcgccccctcggccgagctcCTGGCCGAGTGGAACAGGCGCGAGTCGGAGCTCATCTCGACCTGCGCGCGCACGCACCCGGATCAAATCGTCGCGCAGCCACCGCTGGAGACGAACGCGCACGCCGGAAAGGCGACGGGCGAGCTCGGGGCCAGGATCGCGCGCGAAGGGGCGAGGACGATCCCGGGCCGGCCGGAAcacggcggcaacgtcgaCATCAACAACATCTCGAGGGGCTCGACCACCTACCTTCCCGTCCACGTGCCGGGCGCCAAGTTTTCCGTCGGTGACCTGCACTTTAGccagggcgatggcgagatTAGCTTCTGCGGAGCCATCGAGATG GCCGGCGTCATCACCATAAAGTTTGACCTGATCAAGAACGGGATGAGGGACCGTGCGATCAAGAGCCCCGTCTTCAAACCGGGCGACGTCGCCCAACTGTTCGGTCCGTCCCGCTACCTCACTTTCGAAGGCttctccgtcgacgagacgggcaAGCAGCACTTTCTGGATGCAACGGTTGCCTACCGGCAGGCCTGTCTTCGTGCGATCGAGTACTTGAAGCAATTTGGTCCGCAGCCCCTGTCGTCCTGCTGCGCCGCTCGTTCTGTCGCTGACTCTTCACGTCCCGCTCCCTCCCTAGGCTACTCGGGAGAACAGGCCTACCTCCTGCTCTCTTGCGCGCCCATCCGGGGATCCATCGCTGGTATTGTCGACATACCGAACGCCTGCACCACTCTCGGGCTGCCGATGGATATTTTCGAGTTTGACATCTCGGTCGAGGCTGCGCGGGTGACGAGGGCTTTGGGCGCTTGCCCGACTGCCAGCTAG
- a CDS encoding endo-1,3-beta-glucanase: MLAVDHGSRLQQARLRALRHARCRYALAIPSFRFVSLLIMTGYQALAAILAAVVSTAQAWDAPNHAGFSKVWQDTFGGSPGSPPDVGNWNIINGNLGVNNELQTYTPSSRNVQLSGGSTVQFVPWRDASAPFGWTSGRIESKYVFTPAAGRLTRAEAIIRFGTNAIDRKQGIWPAFWILGDSIRYGMPWPSCGELDVMETVNGQLRGYGTAHCDVFPGGICNEGNGLGASIAIPDQGWHTWRIEFDRRPASWLDQTITWYMDGQQFQQIRGSRINNYNVWNSLCYSPVFFLLNVAVGGNWPGYPNWSTLDGYGSMMEVGYVAHYTT, translated from the exons CAAGCGAGGTTGCGAGCTTTGCGTCACGCCCGTTGTCGATACGCGTTGGCCATACCATCCTTTCGCTTCGTGTCTCTTCTCATCATGACCGGCTACCAAGCCCTCGCGGCCATCCTCGCGGCCGTGGTCTCGACGGCCCAGGCATGGGATGCTCCCAACCATGCAGGCTTTAGCAAAGTCTGGCAGGATACGTTTGGGGGGAGTCCTGGGTCGCCTCCCGACGTGGGCAACTGGAATATCATCAACGGAAACCTTGGGGTGAACAATGAGCTGCAGACGTACACGCCCAGTTCGCGAAACGTTCAGctcagcggcggcagcacggTTCAGTTCGTACCCTGGCGAGATGCCTCGGCCCCCTTTGGTTGGACGTCCGGTCGCATCGAGAGCAAGTACGTCTTCacccccgccgccggcaggcTCACGCgcgccgaggccatcatTCGATTCGGCACCAATGCCATCGATCGCAAGCAGGGCATCTGGCCGGCCTTTTGGATCCTCGGCGACTCGATCCGCTACGGCATGCCCTGGCCGTCATGTGGAGAGCTGGACGTCATGGAGACGGTCAACGGACAGCTGAGGGGTTACGGCACCGCCCACTGCGATGTCTTTCCCGGCGGCATCTGCAACGAGGGCAACGGGCTCGGTGCATCCATCGCCATCCCCGACCAGGGCTGGCACACCTGGCGGATCGAGTTtgaccgacggccggccagctGGCTGGATCAGACCATCACCTGGTACATGGATGGACAACAGTTTCAGCAGATCCGAGGCTCCCGGATCAACAACTACAACGTCTGGAACAGCCTCTGCTACAGCCCCGTCTTTTTCCTCCTCAAcgtcgccgttggcggcAACTGG CCCGGCTACCCGAACTGGAGCACACTTGACGGGTACGGAAGCATGATGGAGGTCGGCTACGTCGCGCATTACACCACTTAG